CGACCGTGTAGTCAGCCAAAGGCAGTTTAGCCACTAATTTCGGCGCTTCTTTACAGTCATGGACTTCACCACCGGTGACCGAGAAATGAATAGGCAGCCCGCAGGCATCAACGGCCATATGGATTTTCGTGGTGTTACCCGCGACGGATTTCCCAATCGCGGCATCCTGTTCACGAGCCGCGCCACTACTATGCTGATGCGCTTTTACGATACTGCCGTCAATAAAGGTCCATTCCAAATCGGGTGCCACAACTAGACCTCGAAAAATGCCCATCAGTTTTTCTTGCAGTGACCACGCATTGAACCGTTTGTACACGGCATTCCACTTACCAAACGTGGCAGGCAGGTCTCGCCAGGGGCAGCCGACTCGCATGCGATAAAAAATCCCTTCTACCGTTTGCCGGAGCGAAGGCTTGTCGTAAATCCCCAGGCTTAACATGATGGCTTTGAATTTATTCCAGTATTCGTCCGTAAACAATTGTCGTGGCATCGGTTGCTTGTCTTTTGATTGAAAAATCAATCTACTGAGGCAGAGCCGCTCAATTTCAAGGCTATTGTTTGAAAATGGCAACAGCCCCTAGTGTAATTCCAACCAGCAAGCGATAACCTATTCCGTCGCGATTCAATTAGACGAATTCCCACCCCAGCGCGGGAACCCGGGAACGCATTCCCCGCTCTTAGGCTCGGATTTGGCTTACTGCGCGAGGAGGGGACCATAAGATGGATAGCATTATCTCCCTGGTGGAAAACCATATCGAATATGCGCCTTGGATCATATTCGGCCTGTTGTTGCTTGCCGGTTTTAACGTTCCGGTACCGGAAGACGGCATGTTGTTTGTTGCCGCGACGTTTGCCGCGCGCAATCCGGAGCAATTGCCGCAACTTTTCGCCGCCGTTTATCTGGGGGCATACCTTTCCGATCTGATTTGTTACGGCCTGGGCCGGTATTTGGGGCCCAAACTGAGCCATTGGCGGCTATTCGCCAAAATCATGAACCAAGACAAGATCGACCGGGTCGCCGGATATTATCGAGACTATGGGATGTTGACGCTGTTGTTCGGCCGATTCGTACCGTTCGGCGTGCGTAATATCTTGTTTTTGACGGCCGGGCTGGGCCATATGAACGCGGGTAAATTTGCCGCGGCCGATTTGGTGGCGTGCACATTGTCGTCGGTGGTGTTTTTTAGCGTTTATTACCGCTACGGCCAGAAAATCGTCTTGATCGTCCAGGAAGTGAACGTTGCGCTGTTCGTCCTCGCAGTCTCGGTCGGCGCCTATTTTTATTTCAAACGCAAAAACGCAGCTTAGCGTAATACGCCGCCGGGCTATGCTTGCCCCGCTTCGGCGCGGGAATGCCTATGGCCTGACTATTTTTACGCCTCGGCTTGTCCGTAAAGCCGTAAGGGTTCCCTTTGCCAGCTTATCAGGCTACATCCGGGGCGGCCAAGGCTCAAAAGCCCAGCAAGGCCGAACCGAACAATCAGACCGCGCCCGGCACCGGTACCGCCGAGACTTGGTACAACGAGGTGGTTTCGCTGCCTGCGTTGGCGACGGCCAGATAGCTGCCTTGCGCGTTGCTGTGGAAATTTAAGGTCGGCCGGTCGAAACCGGTCGGTATGGATTGCCGGGCAAGGCGTTCCAAAATCTAAGCTGGCGAACGCGGCGGCAGGCGGGGGCTTTGAAAGCCTGCACGGCGACGGCAAGTGGGGGAGCATTTGCCGTCGGCTGCAGGCTGACAATCTTGGTATTGCCGGCGCTAACGTGCCCTTGATGACCGAGTGGGGGATAGGTAGCGGTAGCAATGCCGGTCAGTCGTCGAGAACATTCCTCGCTAAGTCGCTAGACGCCCTCGCAAAATAGCGAATCTCAGCAAGGAAACAGGTTTTGCAGATGGCGCTTGTAAAACCGGTTTTTCGAGCGCGCTTTCAGAAAGTCGCTGAACAGTTGTTCCGGAACGTGGCAAAATTCCTGGACCGGACGGTCTTTGAAGGCAACTCGCATTTTGCGGCTGTCTTTGTCGTAACCGACCACCTCTATCGTGCTGGATTTAAAGGCTTGCATTTGCATAACGGCCTCCGTTGGATTCAGGGTTTGGATGTGGCGGTCAGGCATGCGAAACCTCGAATAGTTCCGGATAAATCCCGATTTTGCCGCTGGGTATTCCGGCAATTTTGCAGAGCGGCCAAGCGGGCCGCGGTAACGTTCATTTCAATCGATTTTTGGAGGCATTCACGATGAAAACACTATTGGTCACCGGCGCCAACCGCGGCTTGGGCCTGGAGTTTTGCCGGCAATACGCGGCGGCCGGCTGCAATGTCATAGCGGCCTGCCGCCGGCCGGAGCAGGCCGAACAATTGCAGGCTTTAGCCGGCCAATATGCCAGTATCGAGCTGCAAGCGTTGGACGTGGCCGATTTCAGCCAAATCGAAGCCTTGGCGGCCAAGCTGGCCGAGCGCCGAATCGACGTGTTGCTGAACAACGCCGGCGTCTACGGCGACCAGTCCGGCCGCGGCTTCGGCAAGCTGGATTACCAGGCTTGGGCCGATACCTTGGCGATCAACGTCATGGCGCCGGTAAAACTGGCGGAATGCTTTTTGCCGCATCTGCAACGCAGCGATAAACCTTTGATCGCGTCGTTGAGCAGTTTGATGGGCAGCATGACCGACAACAGCAGCGGCGGCAGCATTTTGTACCGTTCCAGCAAGGCCGGCCTGAATGCGGCGATGAAAAGTCTGGCCATCGACCTGCGGCCGCGCAATATCGGCGTGTTGATTCTGCATCCGGGTTGGGTCAGGACCGACATGGGCGGTCCGAACGGCTTGATAGACGTCGAGGAAAGCGTCAGCGGCATGCGCCGCTTGATCGACCGTTTCGACCTGGCCGATAGCGGCAGCTTCGTCAAATACGACGGTTCGCCGCTGCCGTGGTAAGCGCGAGAGTCCGCCGGTCGGGGAAAAACGTTACCGAAATAATGGCTTTCGCAAAAACGGCTATGCTTGAACTTCGATGGCGCGTCGCGGCCGGACACCCGCTTGCCTTGGCTAGCGGCCGCAGAACCCGAAATAGCCGGCATTGGAATTGTTGACAGAACGACTGCATAAATCTTCGATGAATCGCAAAGCCTGCTTGGCCGTTGTTTTTACCGGTTTCAGCGCGTTGGTCCTGGCCGACGCCGATAAAGCCGTGACCGAGATGGATACGGCCGATCTGCTGAATATGCAGGTCATTTCCACCCGCAAGAAATCGCAAGTGACATCGGCTTCGAAAAAAGCCGAATACGTGTCGAATGCGCCGTCGGCGGTGTTCGTGATCGGCAACGACGACATTAAACGTGCCGGCGTCACCAGCGTGCCGGAAGCTTTGCGCTTGGCGCCCGGCGTGGATGTGGCGCGGGTCAGTTCCAGTAAGTGGGCGGTCAGTATCCGCGGTTTTAACGGCATTTTCGCCAACAAGCTGCTGGTCATGATCGATGGCCGCAGCGTCTACAACCCCGGATTTTCCGGCGTATATTGGGACGCTCAGGACGTGATGCTGGAAGACGTCGAGCGCATCGAAGTGATCCGCGGTCCGGCTGCGACGCTGTGGGGCGCCAATGCCGTCAACGGCGTGATCAACATCATTTCCAAGCGGGCCGAGGATACGTCCGGCGGTTTGCTTGCCGGCGGCGGCGGTACCTTGGAAACCGGTTTCGGCGCCTTGCGTTACGGCAAACAATTGGGCGAGGACAGCTACGGCCGGGTTTACGTCAAGGGCTTTCAACGCGAGGGCCTGGGGCAGGTCGAGGGCTTTGCCGCCAGCGCCGACAATTGGGACAAGCAGCAAGGCGGTTTTCGCATCGATTCGCGCCTGTCCAGCCGCGACGAATGGACGCTGCAAGGCGACCTTTACCGTAGCCAGTTAAGCCAAAACGCGCTGTTGCCGGTATTGAGTTCGCCTTACCAGCAAAGCCTGATCGAGAATTTCTCCGCCGCGGGCGCGAATATTCTGTCGCGTTTGCGGCATACCTTCTCCACCAGCGCCGAGTACAGCCTGCAGTTCTATTACGACCACTCCGAACGCGGCAACAATGCGTTTGCCAAGCAGTCGCTGGACACGCTGGACGTCGATTTTCAAAACAGTTTTGCCATCGGCGAGCGGCAGAACGCGATCTGGGGCGTCGGCTATCGGGCCAATCTGGACGAGTTTTCGGATAGCCCGCTGATTCAGCCCACGCGCTTGAAACGCGATACCCATTTGTTCACCGCATTCGTGCAGGACGAGATCATGCTGGTGGACGACAAGCTGTGGCTTACGCTGGGGTCGAAGTTCGAACACAATTCCTATTCCGGTTTCGAAGGCCAGCCGACGGCGCGGCTGATGTGGGCGCCGACTTTGGAACAACGGGTTTGGGCGGCATTCTCCCGCGCGGTGCGGACGCCGTCGCGGGCCGATCACGATATTCGTTTTCTTAACGGCGTGATTCCGACGGAGGTTCCGGGGTTGGGTACGCTGCCGGTCGAAGTCGTGCTGAACGGCAACCGGAATTTTCGGGCCGAAGATGTGCTGTCCTACGAGCTGGGCTACCGCTTCGCCTGGGCCAGCCAGGCTTCGCTGGACCTGACCGCGTTTTACAACGATTACGATAACTTGACAGCCTACCGGGCTGGAGCGTTGTTACCGATCGCTACGCCGGTAGCCCATCTTCTACAACCGATTACTGCCACCAATCTGGGCAAGGCCCATACTTACGGTTTCGAAGCGGCAGCGGTCTGGCAGATGGCCGATTGGTGGCGCTGGGATGCTAATTACAGTTTGCTGAAAACCGAGTTCGGTGCTTTCGTCGGCCTGGCGCAACAGACCAGTCCACAACATAACCTGTCGCTACGCGCCGCCATCAATCCGACGGAACGGGTTTCGCTGGACTTCTGGTTGCGTTACACCGGGCCGCGCAGCGTGGTCGGCAATGGTGCCGGCAACCAGTTGCGGCAACTCAACGGCCGCGCCACTTTCGATACCCGTCTGGCCTGGAAAGTCCTGCCCAGTCTGGAGCTGTCCGTGATCGGCCAAAACCTGCTGGACGAGGGGCGGCTGGAATACATCGACGAGTCCGGCATCATCCAACCGGGCGGGGTCTCGCGCGGCGTCTACGGCAAACTAGAACTGCGGTTTTAACTTTAAAAACGCTGCCGATGGCAGCGATACCTTCCAGCCGGCTTGGCGGTTTCATCGCCGGTTTTCGCCGGTTTCGCTTATCTCCCACCGCACCTAACGCAGGCTTCAAACACTTGTGCTTGCTGCAGCTTGCCTGGTGCCGGCAAAAAAAAATTCCGCCGATGCATTTTATTGCTTGCATATTAATTTCGATTCGATATTATTTCCTCGGCCGCTAACCGACTCCGCCTGACCGGTGCCGCGCCGCGGTACGCGAGGTTCGCGTCGATTACAATTATTACAAGCGAGAGGACGGTTTCATGCAGACACCCGCCAAATTATTACTGGAAAACAAAGCCTGGTCGGAAGCCATAGTCAAGCAACGGCCCGATTATTTCAAGACTTTGGCCAAGGAGCAGCGACCGGAATTCTTATGGATCGGTTGCGCCGATAGCCGGGTGCCGGCCGATACCATCGTCAAGGCCGAGCCCGGCGAAATTTTCGTGCACCGTAACATTGCCAACCAGGTCATCACCACCGATTTCAATGGCTTAAGCGTATTGCAATACGCAGTCAACGTGCTGAAAGTCAAACACGTCATCGTCTGCGGCCATTACGGCTGCGGCGGCGTCGAAGCGGCGTTGCATTCGCAACGCGGCGACTTGGCGATCGCCAACAAGTGGCTGTCGCATATCAAGGAAATTTACCGGCTGTATCAGGACGAGCTGGATAACCTGCCGCCGCGCAAGCGGGTCGACCGCCTGGTGGAATGGAACGTGATCGAGCAAGTGCATCGGCTGGCGCATACCTCCATCGTTCAGGCGGCCTGGGATGCCGGGCAATCTTTGAGTTTGCGCGGTTGGGTTTACGGTTTGAGCGACGGCCTGCTCAACGAATTGGTGCATATGGACCAGAAGTCGTCGATCCACGAAATTTACCAATATGCCGGTTGAATATTCCCCGGCCCGAGAGGAGGTCCGTTATGAAAACTAATGTATCGTACTATCTGAAGTATTTGCGCAACGATGTGCCGGCCAGCGTCGTGGTGTTTCTGGTGGCCTTGCCGCTGTGTCTGGGCGTCGCGCTGGCGTCGGGCGCACCGCTATTTTCCGGCGTTATCGCCGGCATGGTCGGCGGCATCGTCGTCGCTTGGTTTAGCGGTTCCCATCTCAGCGTGTCCGGCCCCGCCGCCGGTCTGACCGTAATTGTCTATAACGCCATCGAGACCCTGGGCGATTTCAAGGCCTTTTTATTGAGCCTGGCCATCGCCGGCGTAATCCAAATGAGCCTGGGATTTTTGCGCGCCGGCCTGATCGGCGCGTTCTTTCCGGGGGCAGTGATCAAGGGCATGCTGGCGGCGATCGGCATGATTTTGATCATTAAACAGACGCCGCACGCGACCGGCTACGACGCCGGTTACGCCGCCGACGAGAGTTACATGCCCGATACTGCCGGAGCGAGTTTTCTGGAGTTCACCCAGTCGCTGAACGGCATTTCGCCGGGAGCGACCTTGGTCGCCGCGGTGGCATTACTGATTTTGATCGGGTGGGATAGCGGCTTCATCAAGCGCTTCAGCATCTTGAAAATGGTACCCGGTCCGCTGTTGGCGGTAGTTTGGGGCGTGCTGTTCAATAACTGGGCCTTGGCTTACGCCCCGGAATGGTCGATTGCCGAGAAATACCTGGTTTCGCTGCCGGAATTGGGTTCCACCAGCAATTTTGTCGCCCAGTTGCGTATGCCGGATTTCAGTTATATCGAGAACCCCAAAATTTACAGCGTCGCGCTGACCTTGGCGATTATTGCCAGCCTGGAAACGCTGTTGAGCATTGAGGCGGTCGATAAACTCGATCCGCACAAACGCATATCGCCGACCAACCGCGAGTTGAAGGCGCAAGGTTTGGGCAACCTGATCAGCGGCTTGATTGGCGGTTTGCCGATCACCGCGGTCATCGTGCGCAGCTCGGCCAATATCAACGCCGGCGGCCAGACCCGGATATCCGGCTTCCTGCACGGCGTGTTGCTGATGGTCAGCGTGCTGTTTTTCGCCCGTTACCTGAACATGATTCCGCTGTCCTGCCTGGCGGCGATTTTGCTGCAGACCGGTTATAAACTGGCCAAACCGGCGATGTTTTT
Above is a window of Methylomonas koyamae DNA encoding:
- a CDS encoding IS5 family transposase, whose protein sequence is MPRQLFTDEYWNKFKAIMLSLGIYDKPSLRQTVEGIFYRMRVGCPWRDLPATFGKWNAVYKRFNAWSLQEKLMGIFRGLVVAPDLEWTFIDGSIVKAHQHSSGAAREQDAAIGKSVAGNTTKIHMAVDACGLPIHFSVTGGEVHDCKEAPKLVAKLPLADYTVADKGYDSEPLRIQIREKGSVPIIPRKQNSIVGNDGMDWCLYQYRHLVENVFARLKHFRAIATRYDKLKRNFESVVALACAFIWLPM
- a CDS encoding DedA family protein; this encodes MDSIISLVENHIEYAPWIIFGLLLLAGFNVPVPEDGMLFVAATFAARNPEQLPQLFAAVYLGAYLSDLICYGLGRYLGPKLSHWRLFAKIMNQDKIDRVAGYYRDYGMLTLLFGRFVPFGVRNILFLTAGLGHMNAGKFAAADLVACTLSSVVFFSVYYRYGQKIVLIVQEVNVALFVLAVSVGAYFYFKRKNAA
- a CDS encoding KTSC domain-containing protein, translated to MQMQAFKSSTIEVVGYDKDSRKMRVAFKDRPVQEFCHVPEQLFSDFLKARSKNRFYKRHLQNLFPC
- a CDS encoding SDR family oxidoreductase, with product MKTLLVTGANRGLGLEFCRQYAAAGCNVIAACRRPEQAEQLQALAGQYASIELQALDVADFSQIEALAAKLAERRIDVLLNNAGVYGDQSGRGFGKLDYQAWADTLAINVMAPVKLAECFLPHLQRSDKPLIASLSSLMGSMTDNSSGGSILYRSSKAGLNAAMKSLAIDLRPRNIGVLILHPGWVRTDMGGPNGLIDVEESVSGMRRLIDRFDLADSGSFVKYDGSPLPW
- a CDS encoding TonB-dependent receptor plug domain-containing protein → MNRKACLAVVFTGFSALVLADADKAVTEMDTADLLNMQVISTRKKSQVTSASKKAEYVSNAPSAVFVIGNDDIKRAGVTSVPEALRLAPGVDVARVSSSKWAVSIRGFNGIFANKLLVMIDGRSVYNPGFSGVYWDAQDVMLEDVERIEVIRGPAATLWGANAVNGVINIISKRAEDTSGGLLAGGGGTLETGFGALRYGKQLGEDSYGRVYVKGFQREGLGQVEGFAASADNWDKQQGGFRIDSRLSSRDEWTLQGDLYRSQLSQNALLPVLSSPYQQSLIENFSAAGANILSRLRHTFSTSAEYSLQFYYDHSERGNNAFAKQSLDTLDVDFQNSFAIGERQNAIWGVGYRANLDEFSDSPLIQPTRLKRDTHLFTAFVQDEIMLVDDKLWLTLGSKFEHNSYSGFEGQPTARLMWAPTLEQRVWAAFSRAVRTPSRADHDIRFLNGVIPTEVPGLGTLPVEVVLNGNRNFRAEDVLSYELGYRFAWASQASLDLTAFYNDYDNLTAYRAGALLPIATPVAHLLQPITATNLGKAHTYGFEAAAVWQMADWWRWDANYSLLKTEFGAFVGLAQQTSPQHNLSLRAAINPTERVSLDFWLRYTGPRSVVGNGAGNQLRQLNGRATFDTRLAWKVLPSLELSVIGQNLLDEGRLEYIDESGIIQPGGVSRGVYGKLELRF
- a CDS encoding carbonic anhydrase — translated: MQTPAKLLLENKAWSEAIVKQRPDYFKTLAKEQRPEFLWIGCADSRVPADTIVKAEPGEIFVHRNIANQVITTDFNGLSVLQYAVNVLKVKHVIVCGHYGCGGVEAALHSQRGDLAIANKWLSHIKEIYRLYQDELDNLPPRKRVDRLVEWNVIEQVHRLAHTSIVQAAWDAGQSLSLRGWVYGLSDGLLNELVHMDQKSSIHEIYQYAG
- a CDS encoding SulP family inorganic anion transporter produces the protein MKTNVSYYLKYLRNDVPASVVVFLVALPLCLGVALASGAPLFSGVIAGMVGGIVVAWFSGSHLSVSGPAAGLTVIVYNAIETLGDFKAFLLSLAIAGVIQMSLGFLRAGLIGAFFPGAVIKGMLAAIGMILIIKQTPHATGYDAGYAADESYMPDTAGASFLEFTQSLNGISPGATLVAAVALLILIGWDSGFIKRFSILKMVPGPLLAVVWGVLFNNWALAYAPEWSIAEKYLVSLPELGSTSNFVAQLRMPDFSYIENPKIYSVALTLAIIASLETLLSIEAVDKLDPHKRISPTNRELKAQGLGNLISGLIGGLPITAVIVRSSANINAGGQTRISGFLHGVLLMVSVLFFARYLNMIPLSCLAAILLQTGYKLAKPAMFFEFYKKGPNQFIPFAITVFAILFTDLLEGIAIGMACGIFFVLRANFHVAMSLTQHGSHYLLRLHKDVSFLNKALLRNHLSNIPDDSELIIDGGKTLFIDHDILETIADFLLAAPDRNISVELQGFDLAFPALGYEAGFSPRLAASASHA